One uncultured Flavobacterium sp. DNA segment encodes these proteins:
- a CDS encoding GntR family transcriptional regulator, whose protein sequence is MEFRDKQAIYLQIAEYVCEQILLGKWLPGDKISSIRELAIFMEVTPNTIQRTYDYLQQEEVIVNKRGVGYFVSEDGPEKVLKFRRDLFIQNDLPVMFRNMYLLKVSGEDVTKRFEEFIKENFKETK, encoded by the coding sequence ATGGAATTCAGGGATAAACAAGCGATTTATTTACAAATAGCGGAATACGTGTGTGAACAGATCCTGCTTGGCAAATGGTTGCCGGGAGATAAAATATCAAGTATCCGTGAACTGGCTATATTTATGGAAGTAACACCTAATACGATACAGAGAACCTATGATTATCTGCAACAGGAGGAAGTCATCGTCAATAAACGCGGCGTAGGTTATTTTGTATCCGAAGATGGCCCAGAAAAAGTATTGAAGTTTCGAAGGGATTTGTTTATTCAAAATGATTTACCTGTGATGTTTAGAAATATGTACCTGTTAAAAGTTTCTGGCGAAGACGTAACGAAACGATTTGAAGAATTTATTAAAGAAAATTTTAAAGAAACGAAATAA
- a CDS encoding ABC transporter ATP-binding protein, with protein MINISNLSFGYKKGNLLYKDLSLSLIEGNIYGLLGKNGAGKSTLLKNIAGSLFPIGGCVSVDGMIPQKRLPSFLRAVYYIPEECFVPAITVKQYTALFGIFYPDLNADQLFVYLKELEVVVPGKLSALSFGQQKKFIIAFALACNTKVILMDEPTNGLDIPSKTQFRKLIASVMNDKRIIFISTHQTRDLENLIDQVVIIDSGNLLLSASIDEITSKLHFETVSELPAEIKVIYAEEHLKGTSIVRENTTGEDSRLNLEHLFNGTTQNPQLLKQIFTAKNNNHE; from the coding sequence ATGATAAATATTTCTAATCTCTCGTTCGGCTATAAAAAGGGAAATTTACTTTATAAAGATTTATCCCTTTCCCTTATTGAGGGTAACATATATGGCTTACTTGGCAAAAATGGTGCAGGCAAATCAACCTTACTGAAAAATATTGCGGGATCACTTTTTCCGATAGGAGGATGCGTAAGTGTTGATGGCATGATTCCTCAAAAAAGATTGCCCTCTTTTTTAAGGGCGGTTTATTATATTCCTGAAGAATGTTTTGTGCCCGCTATAACGGTTAAACAATATACCGCCTTATTCGGAATTTTTTACCCGGATTTGAATGCTGATCAACTCTTTGTTTATTTAAAGGAACTTGAAGTAGTTGTACCTGGTAAGCTGAGTGCGCTTTCTTTTGGGCAGCAAAAGAAGTTTATTATCGCATTTGCCCTTGCCTGCAATACGAAGGTAATATTAATGGATGAACCGACGAATGGTTTGGATATTCCTTCAAAAACGCAATTCAGGAAGCTAATTGCTTCGGTAATGAATGACAAACGGATCATTTTTATTTCTACCCACCAAACCAGAGACTTGGAGAATCTAATCGATCAGGTAGTAATTATTGACAGTGGTAATCTCCTCCTGAGTGCTTCCATTGATGAGATAACCAGTAAACTGCATTTTGAAACGGTTAGCGAGCTTCCGGCAGAAATCAAAGTAATATACGCGGAAGAGCATTTGAAGGGAACCTCAATCGTACGGGAAAATACAACTGGTGAAGATTCACGGCTAAACCTGGAGCACCTTTTCAATGGTACTACTCAAAACCCCCAATTATTAAAACAAATATTTACCGCTAAAAACAACAATCATGAATGA
- a CDS encoding helix-turn-helix transcriptional regulator, giving the protein MKKSINIKNKIEAAELIKVSPFRNEIRKTEPHKHNNYFEIIYLLKGNGIHTIDYIQYPIKTPTIFFIRKEQVHHWNIESIPQGYVLLLKKGFVERSLDVELKNLLSRVSALGCLFLKENSTIETFFQLLITENDFTVTEGILKALLAKITNTALPFSTSNNKTSDNLLLFKELLNDVSDLRNNVSYYAEKLNTTPQNLNAVSRKVLNLSASEIIAQHIISEAKRLLIYTGNNVSEIAFSLNFKDTSHFVKYFKRHTGFTPQVFRKD; this is encoded by the coding sequence TTGAAAAAATCCATCAATATAAAGAACAAAATAGAAGCGGCTGAATTAATAAAAGTTTCACCCTTTAGGAACGAAATTCGCAAAACCGAACCTCATAAACATAACAATTATTTTGAAATTATCTATTTGCTGAAAGGAAACGGTATACATACAATCGACTATATCCAATATCCAATCAAAACTCCTACGATTTTTTTTATACGCAAAGAGCAAGTACATCACTGGAATATAGAGTCCATACCTCAAGGTTATGTATTGCTGCTGAAAAAAGGTTTTGTTGAAAGATCCCTTGATGTTGAGCTGAAAAATCTTTTGTCGCGGGTAAGCGCATTAGGTTGTTTGTTCCTAAAGGAAAACAGTACGATTGAGACTTTTTTTCAGCTTCTTATTACAGAGAACGATTTTACAGTAACCGAAGGAATATTAAAAGCATTATTGGCTAAAATAACCAATACTGCATTGCCTTTCTCAACAAGTAATAATAAAACAAGTGATAATTTATTGTTATTCAAAGAATTACTGAATGATGTGAGCGATCTACGCAATAACGTTTCCTACTATGCTGAAAAACTGAACACTACACCACAGAACTTAAATGCTGTTTCGAGAAAGGTACTTAACCTGTCTGCCTCTGAAATAATTGCACAACATATTATCAGTGAAGCAAAAAGGTTATTGATCTACACAGGAAACAATGTGTCCGAAATTGCTTTTAGTTTGAACTTTAAGGATACTTCTCACTTTGTAAAATATTTCAAACGTCATACAGGTTTCACACCTCAGGTCTTTCGTAAAGACTAA
- a CDS encoding DoxX family protein, which translates to MLQKLIHTDNSETTILVRLIVGAVFFSEGIQKFLFPDTLGAGRFAKIGLPSPEFLGSFVGFFEILCGALILIGLFTRLASIPIIIIMLVAIATTKTEVLKSEGFWEMLHGSRTDWAMFLGGIFLLIEGAGKWSFDKKINENGGKK; encoded by the coding sequence ATGCTACAAAAACTAATACATACAGATAATTCAGAAACAACTATTTTAGTTCGTTTAATAGTTGGAGCAGTATTTTTTTCAGAAGGAATACAAAAATTTTTATTTCCTGATACTTTAGGAGCAGGAAGATTTGCTAAAATTGGCTTACCATCACCTGAATTTTTGGGCAGTTTTGTTGGTTTTTTTGAAATACTTTGTGGTGCATTAATTCTAATTGGACTTTTTACACGTTTAGCAAGTATTCCAATTATTATAATTATGCTTGTTGCTATTGCAACAACAAAAACAGAAGTTTTAAAAAGCGAAGGTTTTTGGGAAATGCTTCATGGCAGCAGAACAGATTGGGCAATGTTCCTCGGTGGAATTTTCCTTTTGATTGAAGGTGCAGGAAAATGGTCGTTTGATAAGAAAATCAATGAAAATGGAGGAAAAAAATAA
- the chrA gene encoding chromate efflux transporter: protein MEEKNNLKEIAKLFLKIGIIGFGGPAVHIAMMQEEVVTKKKWISEQHFLDLIGATNLIPGPNSTEMAIHIGHEKAGWKGLIVAGLCFILPAVFITGIFAWFYKQYGQLPEVQPFIYGIKPAVISVILAAIYPLAKKSLKSPQLWIIGCLVLVLSLLGVNEVFLLFGAGLLAMLLYVIAKAKEQTMHLLIPVTLLQISDFNIISSKNLTLLLIFLKIGAILYGSGYILFAFLDTELVSTGLLTRQQLVDAIAVGQFTPGPVFSSVTFIGYQINGLSGAILSTIAIFLPSFAFVALLHPLMKKMRNSKPLSAFLDAVNLASVAIIAAVCYEMAKDSIAEWRTIVIVAVSLIFVFKFKRINSAFIVLGGGLLGYLLFKI, encoded by the coding sequence ATGGAGGAAAAAAATAATTTAAAAGAAATAGCAAAATTATTTTTGAAAATTGGTATTATTGGTTTCGGTGGTCCAGCAGTACACATTGCAATGATGCAAGAAGAAGTTGTCACTAAAAAAAAATGGATAAGTGAACAACACTTCCTCGATTTAATAGGTGCTACAAATTTAATTCCCGGACCAAACAGTACTGAAATGGCAATTCATATTGGTCATGAAAAAGCAGGCTGGAAAGGTTTAATTGTAGCTGGACTCTGTTTTATACTACCGGCTGTTTTCATAACAGGTATTTTTGCTTGGTTTTATAAACAATATGGACAACTTCCCGAAGTTCAGCCGTTTATTTACGGAATAAAGCCAGCAGTAATATCTGTGATATTAGCCGCGATTTATCCGTTGGCAAAAAAATCATTGAAAAGCCCGCAACTATGGATTATCGGCTGCCTTGTACTGGTACTGTCTTTATTGGGAGTTAATGAAGTGTTCCTGTTGTTCGGAGCTGGTTTATTGGCTATGCTGTTATATGTCATAGCTAAGGCTAAGGAACAAACAATGCATTTGTTGATTCCTGTCACTTTACTACAAATTTCAGATTTCAATATTATTTCAAGCAAAAATCTTACCCTATTGCTTATCTTCCTAAAAATAGGTGCAATCTTATATGGCAGCGGGTATATCCTGTTTGCTTTTTTGGATACCGAACTGGTATCAACAGGTTTACTTACAAGACAGCAGCTTGTAGATGCTATTGCTGTAGGACAGTTCACCCCGGGACCTGTTTTTTCTTCAGTTACTTTCATTGGTTACCAAATAAACGGATTATCAGGAGCTATCCTTTCTACTATTGCTATTTTTCTTCCATCGTTTGCATTTGTAGCATTGCTTCATCCATTGATGAAAAAAATGCGTAATTCCAAACCATTATCTGCATTTTTAGACGCAGTAAACCTTGCATCTGTAGCTATCATTGCTGCTGTGTGCTATGAAATGGCAAAAGATAGTATTGCTGAATGGAGAACTATAGTTATAGTCGCCGTCAGTTTGATATTTGTATTCAAATTCAAGAGAATTAATAGCGCATTTATTGTATTGGGTGGTGGTTTATTAGGTTATCTACTTTTCAAAATTTAA
- a CDS encoding IS110 family transposase, which translates to MKLLLKQTVGIDVAQNELVVSLGRMDVKINIEVYAYNVFPNTKKGFSSLVSWVNKHTTTTTEVRYVMEATGVYHESLAYFLCNIQKQISIVLPNKISNYVRTLEIKTITDKSASQAIARFGLERQLEVWQPPAKIFNNLRQLCRERQQLIQERTMLKNQLHAERTSATECEKSVKRTKKRIALIDTQEKEIREGITILIKADKALAEKMEIISSIPGIGILTAVTIIAETSGFELIKNKRQLVSYAGLDVREKTSGTSVKFKPRISKRGNRNLRKVMHFPALAAIRTEERYREIFMRMVSRHGIKMKAIVAIQRKLLELCYILWKTNSYYDEDYVFQTISSCAKVI; encoded by the coding sequence ATGAAGTTATTACTAAAGCAGACAGTCGGAATTGATGTTGCACAAAATGAATTGGTCGTATCCCTTGGTAGAATGGATGTAAAGATCAATATAGAAGTTTATGCTTATAATGTATTTCCTAATACTAAAAAAGGTTTTTCCAGCCTCGTATCATGGGTTAACAAGCATACAACAACTACAACTGAAGTAAGATATGTAATGGAGGCAACAGGGGTTTACCATGAATCCTTGGCGTATTTTCTCTGTAATATTCAAAAGCAGATTAGTATTGTTTTACCAAACAAGATTAGTAATTATGTGAGAACACTTGAGATAAAGACGATTACTGACAAGAGTGCTTCACAAGCCATTGCAAGATTTGGATTGGAAAGACAATTGGAAGTGTGGCAGCCTCCTGCAAAAATTTTTAACAATTTGAGACAACTTTGTAGGGAGCGTCAGCAACTCATACAGGAACGTACAATGCTAAAAAATCAATTACATGCAGAGCGTACTTCTGCCACAGAATGTGAAAAGTCAGTCAAACGAACTAAGAAGAGAATAGCTCTTATTGATACACAGGAAAAAGAGATACGGGAAGGAATTACTATACTTATCAAAGCAGATAAAGCTTTAGCGGAGAAGATGGAAATAATATCTTCGATACCTGGTATTGGAATATTAACTGCTGTAACCATCATTGCTGAAACTAGCGGGTTCGAGTTAATAAAGAATAAAAGACAGCTGGTTAGTTATGCTGGATTAGATGTTAGAGAAAAGACCTCAGGAACCTCTGTTAAATTCAAGCCCCGAATATCCAAGCGAGGAAACCGTAATCTAAGAAAAGTTATGCACTTTCCAGCATTAGCTGCAATAAGAACAGAAGAACGATATAGAGAAATATTTATGAGAATGGTATCAAGACATGGTATTAAAATGAAAGCTATTGTAGCTATACAGAGAAAATTATTGGAATTGTGTTACATTCTTTGGAAAACAAATTCATATTATGATGAGGATTATGTTTTTCAAACTATTTCGTCCTGTGCAAAAGTCATCTAA
- a CDS encoding alpha/beta fold hydrolase, translated as MAKTEETYQWIDRKEYPFKSKYIQSKHGKIHYLDEGSGQVLLFVHGNPNWSFGYRKLIQHFSKNYRCVAIDHIGFGLSEKPFKVSYLPPLLLPFRI; from the coding sequence ATGGCAAAAACAGAAGAAACATATCAATGGATTGACAGAAAGGAATATCCGTTTAAGTCAAAATATATTCAGTCCAAACACGGCAAAATTCATTACTTGGACGAAGGAAGCGGACAAGTTCTTTTGTTTGTTCACGGCAATCCAAATTGGTCATTTGGTTACAGAAAACTTATTCAGCATTTCAGTAAAAATTACAGATGTGTCGCCATTGACCACATTGGTTTTGGTTTGTCCGAAAAGCCGTTTAAAGTTTCCTATTTGCCTCCTCTTCTTTTACCTTTTAGAATCTGA
- a CDS encoding NAD(P)H-binding protein, with protein sequence MKVTVTGSLGNISRILIEKLVSAGHEVKVITSNAEKAKEIEKLNAIPLVGKVDDLDFVNNAFSGADAVYTMVPPSYGTTELIKKVGEIYAKTIENNKIPFVVNLSGIGAHLPKGPGPSSANFFIEKLYNSLGDTNVLHLHPGMFYSNFYGVIDLIKHQNIIGNNFDENVVLALSHPLDIANVAFDAIHNKNIDGKSYKYVVSDEITGKEITQKLGNTVGKPDLKWVQFPDEEMFQSLLQQGMTEQMATTYIIDMGIALRNGTLLETYFNEKNELLGKIKFDEFAKAFAIAYNSK encoded by the coding sequence ATGAAAGTAACAGTAACAGGTTCTCTGGGAAACATAAGTCGTATTCTCATAGAAAAATTGGTGTCCGCAGGACACGAAGTAAAAGTAATAACGTCCAATGCAGAAAAGGCAAAAGAGATTGAAAAACTAAATGCAATTCCTTTGGTCGGGAAAGTTGATGATTTGGATTTTGTAAATAATGCGTTCAGCGGGGCAGATGCAGTTTACACAATGGTTCCGCCAAGTTATGGAACAACAGAGTTGATTAAAAAAGTTGGCGAAATTTATGCAAAGACGATTGAAAACAATAAAATTCCGTTTGTTGTGAATTTAAGCGGAATTGGGGCACACTTACCAAAAGGTCCCGGTCCGTCAAGTGCAAACTTTTTCATTGAAAAATTATACAACTCTTTAGGTGACACCAATGTTTTACACCTCCATCCAGGAATGTTTTATTCTAATTTCTATGGTGTAATAGATTTGATTAAACATCAGAATATCATCGGGAATAATTTTGATGAAAATGTCGTGTTGGCATTGTCTCACCCGCTTGATATTGCAAATGTTGCCTTTGATGCAATCCACAACAAAAATATTGACGGCAAATCATACAAATATGTGGTAAGCGATGAAATTACAGGAAAAGAGATTACCCAAAAATTAGGAAATACTGTTGGAAAACCCGATTTGAAATGGGTGCAATTTCCCGATGAAGAAATGTTTCAAAGTCTTTTGCAACAGGGAATGACCGAACAAATGGCAACCACTTACATAATTGATATGGGAATTGCGTTGCGAAACGGAACGTTGCTTGAAACTTACTTTAATGAAAAAAACGAATTGCTGGGCAAAATCAAATTTGATGAATTTGCAAAAGCGTTCGCAATCGCTTACAACTCAAAATAA
- a CDS encoding helix-turn-helix domain-containing protein yields MAAIKETSVIQENKSNAFAACPVTFVMEKIGGYWKPIILFNLLTGTKRYSELKKSIPTITEKMLIQHLKQLEADELVIRRAKPVVPPYVTYELSKKGKELRPVLYAMAEWSVNNGGGQSTQFKKQMEDFPTE; encoded by the coding sequence ATGGCAGCAATAAAAGAAACATCAGTTATTCAGGAAAACAAGAGCAACGCTTTTGCGGCTTGCCCTGTAACATTCGTAATGGAAAAGATTGGTGGTTATTGGAAGCCGATAATTTTGTTCAATCTATTGACAGGAACAAAACGGTACAGTGAACTTAAAAAGTCAATTCCTACAATTACCGAAAAAATGTTGATACAGCATTTGAAACAATTAGAAGCGGACGAACTTGTAATAAGGAGAGCCAAACCTGTTGTTCCGCCTTATGTAACTTACGAACTTTCCAAAAAGGGAAAAGAGTTAAGACCTGTTTTATACGCAATGGCAGAGTGGTCGGTAAATAATGGCGGAGGACAATCAACACAGTTTAAAAAACAAATGGAGGACTTTCCAACAGAATAA
- a CDS encoding SDR family oxidoreductase, with protein sequence MDNLKNKVVIITGGNSGIGYATAKQLKEQGATVIITGRRKEAVEKAASALGVHSIVADQSRISDIENLALKVKEDFGQVDILFINAGIAGLGTIEQATEMLYNDIMNINLKGAYFTLSRFIPILKDGASVIFLSSNTASMSGAGSSIYSSSKTALNAVMKIAAVELAPRKIRVNSVSPGPTETEVMKKVGLDEEAVKSIMDIVVDKIPLKQMGTSEDVAKMVSYLSSEAAVFITGADFIMDGGMVLA encoded by the coding sequence ATGGACAATTTAAAAAATAAAGTAGTAATAATAACAGGTGGGAATAGTGGAATTGGTTATGCAACAGCCAAACAATTAAAAGAACAAGGCGCAACGGTTATCATTACAGGAAGAAGAAAAGAAGCAGTTGAAAAAGCGGCTTCAGCACTGGGAGTTCACTCAATTGTTGCTGATCAATCTCGTATTTCTGACATAGAAAATCTGGCTTTAAAAGTAAAAGAAGATTTTGGACAAGTAGATATTTTATTTATTAATGCCGGAATTGCTGGTTTAGGCACTATTGAACAGGCAACAGAAATGCTATACAATGATATTATGAATATTAATTTAAAAGGAGCATATTTTACTTTAAGCCGATTTATTCCAATCTTAAAAGATGGTGCATCCGTAATATTTCTTTCTTCTAATACTGCCAGTATGAGTGGAGCTGGATCGTCAATTTATTCTTCGAGTAAAACAGCTCTTAATGCAGTAATGAAAATAGCAGCAGTTGAATTAGCACCAAGAAAAATCAGAGTAAATTCTGTTAGTCCTGGTCCGACAGAAACAGAAGTGATGAAAAAAGTAGGTTTAGATGAAGAAGCCGTAAAATCGATTATGGATATTGTGGTTGATAAAATTCCCCTAAAACAAATGGGAACTTCAGAAGACGTTGCGAAAATGGTTTCATATTTAAGCAGTGAAGCAGCAGTATTTATTACCGGAGCTGATTTTATTATGGATGGCGGAATGGTTTTGGCTTAA
- a CDS encoding helix-turn-helix domain-containing protein, protein MARNQKEEFQALQDTLYVLGGKWKLPIINSICNGNKRFKEIQQSIPRITSRMLSKELKDMELNNLVKRTEDRDAKIPILYESTDYCKSFGPIITEMINWGILHREHIRSKKNNSLI, encoded by the coding sequence ATGGCAAGAAATCAGAAAGAAGAATTTCAGGCACTTCAAGACACTTTATATGTTTTAGGCGGTAAATGGAAGTTACCCATTATCAATTCGATTTGTAATGGAAATAAAAGATTTAAAGAAATTCAACAAAGTATTCCGAGAATTACTTCACGTATGCTTTCGAAAGAATTAAAAGATATGGAACTTAATAATTTGGTTAAGAGAACCGAAGACCGCGATGCAAAAATACCCATACTTTATGAATCAACTGATTATTGTAAATCTTTTGGGCCTATAATTACTGAGATGATCAATTGGGGAATATTACATCGGGAACATATTCGAAGTAAAAAGAATAATTCTCTAATTTAA
- a CDS encoding PepSY-like domain-containing protein, which produces MKKLILMFAAIVMFCNCSFAMTPPKAVKGAFDKKFPTATKISWGKESAKEWEAEFTLDGIKISAVFYEDGKWLETEQEVKASALPKAVADAIKAKYPDWKIAEADKTESAKLGSIYEADLRKGMSKKSLAIKADGTFVKE; this is translated from the coding sequence ATGAAAAAATTAATTTTAATGTTTGCAGCAATTGTGATGTTTTGTAATTGCTCATTTGCAATGACTCCGCCAAAAGCAGTCAAAGGAGCTTTTGATAAAAAATTTCCAACGGCTACTAAAATTAGTTGGGGCAAAGAATCTGCAAAGGAATGGGAAGCAGAATTTACACTTGACGGAATTAAAATTTCCGCAGTATTCTACGAAGATGGTAAATGGCTTGAAACAGAACAAGAGGTTAAGGCGTCTGCATTACCAAAAGCAGTAGCTGATGCTATAAAAGCTAAATATCCAGATTGGAAAATTGCGGAAGCAGACAAAACAGAAAGTGCTAAACTTGGCTCAATATATGAAGCAGATTTGAGAAAAGGAATGTCAAAAAAATCACTAGCAATTAAAGCTGATGGAACTTTTGTGAAAGAATAA
- a CDS encoding transposase, with product MKENRKTYDRNFKEKAVQLSYERDNISQLANELGITAPLLYKWRQDYQEFGTGSFPGKGKLKLSPEQEKIHELEKKLKETELECDILKKAISIFSKGGR from the coding sequence ATGAAAGAGAATCGTAAAACTTATGACCGCAATTTTAAAGAGAAAGCTGTCCAATTAAGTTATGAAAGAGATAATATCTCACAATTAGCCAATGAACTTGGAATAACAGCACCTTTGCTTTACAAATGGCGTCAGGATTACCAAGAATTTGGAACAGGAAGTTTTCCTGGGAAAGGAAAATTAAAACTTAGCCCTGAACAGGAAAAAATCCATGAGCTTGAAAAAAAATTAAAAGAAACAGAATTAGAATGTGACATTCTAAAAAAGGCTATAAGCATCTTTTCCAAGGGAGGTCGATGA
- a CDS encoding IS3 family transposase has product MIYLFIKDHEKIYSIEKMCKVLKVSPSSYYNWKRQILSERQKKTALIKEEITSIYFNAKQRYGSPRITLELQSQGYQISRITVAKYMKQLGLYSKLSEKFKVTTNSKHNHFVVPNILKREFTATEPAKAWVSDITYIQTKDGFLYLTIILDLFDRKIVGWSLSNGLSTKQTTMMAWKMAVKNRTIANELIFHSDRGIQYANKKFADVLDSYKSITRSMSRKGDCWDNAVAESFFKSLKTELVYGSKLWSCLQICHKKLRRFVLLKIDYSITFSFDPQRYIQTKILKTCKDSLYFQYANLFKSSIKCIEICLVEVTTRDKRKISSFVPFFFTSNLLFTR; this is encoded by the coding sequence ATGATTTATCTTTTCATAAAAGACCATGAAAAAATATATTCGATTGAAAAGATGTGCAAAGTTTTAAAAGTAAGTCCAAGCAGCTACTATAATTGGAAGCGACAGATTCTATCAGAAAGACAGAAGAAGACTGCTCTGATTAAAGAAGAAATTACGTCAATATACTTTAATGCTAAACAGCGATATGGAAGCCCAAGAATTACTCTGGAACTCCAAAGCCAAGGATATCAGATATCCAGAATAACTGTAGCTAAATACATGAAGCAGTTAGGATTGTACAGCAAATTGAGTGAAAAATTCAAAGTAACAACCAATTCAAAACATAATCATTTTGTTGTGCCAAATATCCTGAAAAGAGAATTTACGGCAACAGAACCAGCAAAGGCGTGGGTTTCAGATATCACCTATATACAGACAAAGGATGGATTTTTATATCTGACCATCATTTTAGATTTATTTGACAGAAAGATAGTCGGCTGGAGTTTAAGCAATGGACTAAGTACAAAACAAACTACAATGATGGCTTGGAAAATGGCAGTCAAGAATAGAACAATTGCAAATGAATTAATATTCCATTCTGACCGAGGCATCCAATATGCCAATAAAAAATTTGCTGATGTATTGGACTCTTATAAAAGTATCACAAGAAGTATGAGCCGTAAAGGAGACTGCTGGGATAATGCGGTTGCTGAAAGTTTTTTCAAATCTTTAAAAACGGAATTGGTTTATGGAAGTAAATTATGGAGTTGCCTTCAAATTTGCCACAAAAAGTTAAGGCGGTTTGTTCTACTTAAAATAGATTATTCAATAACTTTTTCCTTCGATCCCCAACGGTACATCCAAACCAAAATACTGAAGACATGTAAAGACAGCCTCTACTTCCAGTACGCCAATCTATTCAAATCCTCCATAAAATGTATAGAAATTTGTCTCGTCGAGGTCACTACTCGGGACAAAAGAAAAATATCATCTTTTGTCCCGTTTTTTTTTACCAGTAATCTATTATTTACCAGATAG
- the cas2 gene encoding CRISPR-associated endonuclease Cas2 — translation MYDEHYTRLNQYRSLWILVFFDLPTETKKERKIAGAFRKKLLNDGFSMFQFSIYMRFCASRENAEVHSKRIKNSLPEHGKIGVMQITDKQFGMMELFYGKKIVEPEKPSQQLELF, via the coding sequence ATGTATGATGAGCATTATACACGTTTAAATCAATATAGAAGTTTGTGGATATTAGTATTTTTTGACCTGCCCACCGAAACAAAAAAAGAACGTAAAATAGCCGGAGCCTTTCGCAAAAAACTATTAAACGATGGTTTTTCTATGTTTCAATTTTCGATATATATGCGTTTTTGTGCTAGTAGAGAAAATGCGGAAGTACATTCTAAGAGAATAAAAAATAGTTTGCCAGAACATGGAAAAATTGGTGTCATGCAAATCACAGACAAACAATTTGGAATGATGGAACTTTTTTATGGAAAAAAAATTGTAGAACCTGAAAAACCTTCTCAGCAACTAGAGCTTTTCTAA